Proteins from a single region of Dyadobacter fanqingshengii:
- a CDS encoding argininosuccinate synthase: protein MSQPKVVLAFSGGLDTSFCVKYLAEDKGYEVHSVLVDTGGFSNEELKTIEANAYALGVKQHATITKTSDYYNDCIKYLIFGNILKNNTYPLSVSAERVFQAVAVAEYAKEIGANAIAHGSTGAGNDQVRFDMAFRIIIPEAEIITPIRDLKLSREAEIEYLTKKGVGREWAKAAYSINKGLWGTSVGGKETLTSEQYLPESAWPTQITKTEPERITLEFEKGELKGVAGEKFENAVEAIQKLAAIAQPFGIGRDIHVGDTIIGIKGRVGFEAAAPLIIIKAHHTLEKHVLSEQQLYWKEQLSNWYGSLLHKGQFVEPVMRNIETFLTDTQAHVTGKVHVYLAPYRFHVEGIESPFDLMSSKFGSYGEMNNAWTGDDVRGFSKVASNQVMIYQKVSESANN from the coding sequence ATGTCACAGCCCAAAGTAGTTTTAGCGTTTAGCGGGGGATTAGATACCTCTTTTTGTGTAAAATATTTAGCCGAAGACAAAGGTTACGAAGTCCATTCGGTTTTGGTTGATACAGGCGGTTTTTCCAATGAAGAACTGAAAACGATTGAGGCCAATGCGTATGCTTTGGGCGTGAAACAACATGCAACGATAACGAAAACAAGCGATTACTATAATGATTGTATCAAATATCTGATCTTCGGAAATATTCTTAAAAACAACACTTATCCCCTTTCTGTAAGCGCTGAGCGCGTTTTTCAGGCAGTGGCGGTTGCGGAGTATGCAAAGGAGATCGGAGCGAATGCAATTGCGCATGGCAGCACCGGCGCCGGAAATGACCAGGTTCGTTTTGATATGGCTTTCCGCATTATTATTCCTGAGGCTGAGATCATTACACCGATCCGCGACCTTAAACTTTCGCGTGAGGCAGAAATTGAATATTTAACTAAAAAAGGTGTTGGCCGCGAATGGGCCAAGGCTGCATATAGCATTAACAAAGGCCTTTGGGGGACATCTGTTGGTGGAAAAGAGACCTTGACTTCTGAACAATATTTGCCGGAATCTGCCTGGCCAACACAGATCACCAAGACCGAACCGGAGAGGATCACGCTTGAATTTGAAAAAGGTGAATTGAAAGGTGTTGCTGGCGAGAAATTTGAAAATGCTGTTGAAGCAATTCAAAAGCTCGCTGCCATTGCCCAGCCGTTCGGGATTGGCCGTGATATCCATGTTGGCGATACAATTATTGGTATTAAAGGACGTGTGGGCTTCGAAGCTGCGGCACCTTTGATCATTATCAAAGCGCACCATACATTAGAAAAACACGTGCTGAGCGAGCAACAGCTTTACTGGAAAGAACAACTTTCAAACTGGTATGGCAGCCTGCTTCATAAAGGTCAGTTTGTAGAGCCGGTCATGCGCAACATCGAAACTTTCCTGACTGATACACAAGCGCATGTTACTGGAAAAGTGCATGTTTATTTGGCTCCTTACCGCTTCCATGTGGAGGGAATTGAATCACCATTTGATTTAATGTCGTCCAAATTCGGCAGCTACGGTGAAATGAACAATGCCTGGACTGGCGACGACGTAAGAGGATTTTCAAAAGTGGCTTCTAACCAGGTGATGATTTACCAAAAGGTGAGCGAGTCAGCGAATAACTAG
- the argC gene encoding N-acetyl-gamma-glutamyl-phosphate reductase, producing the protein MNNINIGIIGAAGYTGGELIRILLNHPNAVIAFAHSKSQAGKPIYATHTDLLGDTDLTFSGDDIQTLLDQENLNAIFLCSGHGESQKFLTENAVPANVKIIDLSTDFRDESNGFVYGLPELQRETIRTATKIANPGCFATSIELAILPLAQVGLIKDDIHISAVTGSTGAGQSLSATTHFSWRSNNISIYKAFTHQHLTEIKMSLGKLQPGFNKAINFVPYRGDYTRGIMANVYTAFEGTLEEAKSIYKSFYTTHPFTHISDAPIDLKQVVNTNKCFINLEVHDGQLLITSIIDNLTKGASGQAVQNMNLAFGLPEDAGLKLKAPAF; encoded by the coding sequence ATGAATAATATTAATATAGGAATTATCGGCGCGGCTGGTTACACAGGCGGCGAGTTGATCAGAATATTACTCAATCACCCGAATGCAGTCATTGCCTTTGCGCACAGCAAAAGTCAGGCTGGAAAACCCATTTATGCGACGCATACGGATTTGTTAGGAGATACGGATCTGACTTTTTCAGGGGACGACATTCAGACTCTTTTGGATCAGGAAAACCTGAATGCTATTTTCCTTTGTTCCGGTCATGGTGAATCTCAAAAGTTTCTTACTGAGAACGCTGTCCCGGCAAATGTAAAGATCATTGACCTAAGCACCGATTTCCGTGATGAATCCAATGGCTTTGTTTACGGATTACCCGAGTTGCAACGGGAAACGATCAGGACAGCGACTAAAATTGCAAATCCAGGTTGCTTTGCCACAAGCATTGAGCTGGCGATTTTGCCGTTGGCCCAGGTTGGATTGATCAAAGATGACATTCACATAAGCGCCGTTACAGGAAGCACGGGCGCAGGTCAGTCGTTGAGTGCGACAACGCATTTTAGCTGGAGAAGCAACAACATCTCCATTTATAAAGCATTCACGCATCAGCATTTGACAGAGATCAAAATGAGTTTGGGCAAATTACAGCCTGGTTTTAACAAAGCCATCAACTTCGTCCCTTACCGTGGCGATTACACGCGTGGCATTATGGCGAATGTGTATACGGCGTTCGAAGGCACATTGGAAGAAGCAAAAAGCATTTACAAAAGCTTTTACACCACGCATCCGTTTACGCACATTAGCGACGCGCCGATTGACTTAAAGCAGGTTGTAAACACTAATAAGTGCTTCATCAACCTGGAAGTGCACGACGGGCAATTACTGATCACAAGCATCATTGATAACCTGACAAAAGGCGCCTCAGGACAAGCTGTACAGAACATGAACCTTGCATTTGGCTTGCCGGAAGATGCTGGATTGAAGTTGAAAGCGCCGGCGTTTTGA